Proteins encoded by one window of Carassius carassius chromosome 30, fCarCar2.1, whole genome shotgun sequence:
- the LOC132110508 gene encoding uncharacterized protein LOC132110508 — protein MKSHEGELGKEISKVQGMVCELRAGFSRALLELNQIQQGDTELQSQLEDTRHGCNKRSLHLESLVLSLKEELEEVRCQFRQLCEAQERTPPENPGRENNGVDDSSGQSNGAAEAPPLSSVGGDFLIHCYLQGLQVWKWARQNSGADSLSCHVTHSCLRRGTMRCVVEMLLQSERDYVSSLNQLYEKYKSAEQHVSFVKHIDQMLQRHLLFCNTLEERLTTDERSCAAGDAFLNLTGHNNKSFSDAYLGYVASLGTVLRTEISTTSPHSNPQEEKESFRLLSLLFAPVSRIHKYLNIIQALLRSSGTRHIDWCSLQESERVLWDLCTSCHMTLAKRGPCEEGEGPEQGFRSRCCAESPDCGPSAFTKYCANTNADTASVTAGAGIDSTVHQRKCCRVGISQTLPRPSGILRNGREHVCDLTPGGWIAEYMWNGSAGQSHTGPICVPFARHSRGGRFLNTVPPVGVGGNLTTADKSKSSSAGLAVRGSPGLNGRIYTSDLYPPSQRLDDGDTDCDVADASIFDFSSVTTCSPDETLNRLRGVEARDDEDNDEENSEVPVLLKPSYTHNSSALQTGGSLCLQWQIPRRAPIPAEVCIGAQGKTHAPKPHRILASAFRPIWDPTYSQGDVTPAKENSVSFSSTNQIINQQQETDQSRSAYRATGVQRAEAVWHDSEDSEGPCSTV, from the exons ATGAAATCTCATGAGGGAGAACTGGGGAAAGAGATCTCGAAg GTTCAGGGCATGGTGTGTGAGTTGCGGGCAGGGTTTTCTCGAGCGCTGCTGGAACTGAATCAGATTCAGCAGGGAGACACTGAGCTGCAGAGCCAGCTTGAGGACACAAGACATGGCTGCAACAAGCGCTCCCTTCATCTAGAGAGTCTGGTGCTGTCCCTCAAG gaggagctggaggaggtACGTTGTCAGTTTCGTCAGCTCTGTGAGGCACAAGAGAGAACGCCACCAGAGAATCCAGGAAGAGAGAa TAATGGAGTGGACGACAGTAGCGGACAGAGTAATGGTGCTGCAGAGGCTCCTCCCCTTTCATCTGTGGGTGGAGATTTCCTCATACACTGTTACCTGCAGGGATTACAGGTGTGGAAATGGGCCAGACAGAATTCAG GTGCAGATTCTCTATCCTGCCATGTAACACACAGCTGCCTACGGCGGG GCACGATGCGGTGTGTGGTGGAGATGCTGTTGCAGTCCGAACGTGATTATGTGTCTAGTTTGAATCAGCTCTACGAGAAATACAAATCTGCTGAGCAACA TGTGTCGTTTGTAAAGCATATTGATCAGATGctacagcgccacctgctgttctGTAACACCCTAGAAGAACGACTGACCACCGATGAGAGAAGCTGTGCTGCTGGGGATGCTTTCCTCAACCTCACTGGACACAATAAT AAGTCTTTCTCTGATGCATATCTTGGATACGTGGCCAGTCTGGGAACTGTCCTGAGAACAGAGATCAGTACAACTTCACCCCACAGCAACCCACA ggaggagaaagagagcttcagattgctttcattacTATTTGCTCCTGTTTCCCGCATCCACAAATACCTGAACATCATACAG GCTCTGTTACGCAGTTCTGGCACTCGACATATAGACTGGTGTTCACTGCAGGAGAGTGAGCGGGTGCTGTGGGACCTCTGCACAAGCTGTCACATGACTTTAGCAAAGAGGGGACCATGCGAAGAAGGGGAGGGGCCTGAACAAGG TTTTAGAAGCAGGTGCTGTGCCGAGAGTCCCGACTGTGGCCCTTCCGCTTTTACCAAGTACTGTGCCAACACTAATGCAGATACAGCCAGTGTCACAGCGGGAGCAGGCATAGACAGCACTGTACACCAGAGGAAATGCTGTCGTGTTGGCATCTCACAGACGCTACCTCGGCCCAGTGGCATTTTAAG AAATGGCCGTGAGCATGTGTGTGATCTGACCCCTGGTGGCTGGATTGCAGAGTACATGTGGAATGGCAGCGCAGGGCAGAGCCACACGGGTCCCATCTGTGTACCCTTCGCTCGTCATTCTAGAGGAGGCCGCTTTCTGAATACTGTGCCACCTGTAGGTGTCGGGGGAAACCTCACTACTGCTGACAAGAGTAAGAGCTCTTCGGCTGGTCTGGCCGTGCGTGGGTCTCCAGGCCTCAACGGACGCATATACACATCTGACCTGTACCCTCCGTCACAACGTCTCGATGACGGGGACACAGACTGCGATGTGGCTGATGCATCCATTTTTGACTTCTCTTCTGTAACGACCTGTAGCCCAGATGAAACTCTGAATCGACTCAGGGGAGTGGAAGCACGTGATGATGAGGATAATGATGAAGAGAACAGTGAGGTTCCAGTTCTCCTCAAACCTTCGTACACTCACAATTCTTCAGCTTTGCAGACAGGGGGAAGCTTATGCTTGCAGTGGCAGATTCCTAGACGGGCTCCTATTCCTGCTGAGGTTTGCATTGGGGCTCAAGGAAAAACGCATGCCCCAAAACCACACAGAATCCTTGCCAGTGCCTTCCGGCCGATTTGGGACCCGACTTATTCACAG GGTGATGTGACTCCTGCAAAAGAGAACTCTGTATCTTTcagctcaaccaatcagatcATTAATCAGCAGCAAGAGACTGACCAATCACG ATCTGCATATAGAGCGACTGGAGTCCAGCGGGCTGAAGCAGTGTGGCATGACAGTGAAGACAGTGAAGGACCCTGCAGTACAGTCTGA